Proteins encoded within one genomic window of Argiope bruennichi chromosome 7, qqArgBrue1.1, whole genome shotgun sequence:
- the LOC129976667 gene encoding adapter molecule Crk-like produces the protein MASSFDPFDKHSWYFGPLTRQEATDILLSESETGVFLVRNSATIHGDLVLCVREDSKVSHYIINRVQQDDQTRFRIGDQMFPDVPALLNFYKLHYLDTTPLIRPAPKKLEKVRAKYDFEGSGDPDDLPFKKGEILTVISKDEDQWWTAKNSLGQTGSIPVPYIEKVDDNFLPDGVQNSQPPTSGQTQRSSTDPTRYNTPNIQRILPALARVKQARVPNAYDKTALKLEVGDIIKVTKMNINGQWEGELRGKVGHFPFTHVEFLDSDNPDEEEP, from the exons ATGGCTTCTAGTTTCGATCCTTTTGATAAACATAG TTGGTACTTTGGTCCTTTGACAAGACAAGAAGCAACTGATATTTTGTTAAGTGAATCAGAAACTGGAGTTTTCCTTGTTAGGAATAGTGCTACTATTCATGGAGATTTAGTCCTTTGTGTCag agAAGACAGTAAAGTTAgtcattatataattaatagagTTCAACAGGACGACCAAACAAGATTTAGAATTGGTGATCAAATGTTTCCTGATGTACcagctcttttaaatttttacaagttGCATTATTTAGATACAACTCCTTTAATAAGGCCT gccCCTAAGAAGTTGGAAAAAGTTAGggcaaaatatgattttgaaggCAGT GGTGATCCTGATGATCTTCCATTTAAGAAAGGAGAGATACTTACAGTAATATCTAAAGATGAAGATCAATGGTGGACAGCTAAAAATAGTTTGGGGCAAACAGGATCAATACCTGTCCCTTATATAGAAaag GTGGATGACAATTTTTTACCTGATGGAGTGCAAAATTCTCAACCTCCAACTTCTGGCCAAACGCAAAGATCATCGACAGATCCTACTAGATATAATACACCAAATATTCAG AGAATATTGCCAGCATTAGCAAGAGTGAAACAAGCTAGAGTTCCAAATGCTTATgataaaactgctttaaaattggag GTTGGAGATATTATCAAAGTAACGAAAATGAATATCAATGGACAGTGGGAAGGTGAACTGCGTGGTAAAGTGGGTCATTTTCCATTTACTCATGTGGAATTCTTGGATTCAGATAACCCTGATGAGGAGGAACCTTAA